In Candidatus Syntrophoarchaeum caldarius, the following are encoded in one genomic region:
- a CDS encoding Fibronectin type III domain protein, producing the protein MNEGMKKVKIFILVLLMIASPFSMLTAGAAIDGSKHDFTFESELTPNGACSACHEWRTMTWARNLSEEEAYFNQTEDPNYVHDPTIKCYDCHSGTAADNDPSYTLFINTTLGRYIPQDVAFDANMKGNDLSYDSSPSDDETGYYESSTSGHYIKTNATGLTNIEPGDKLPCTDCHEPHETEPTNEVFIKGSSEYPLGGKVVSNLKASTNTRSGTGTGREICAVCHGYSDSGIAVRFVDVNPLYGSTDRIVQTPSTVSQHAENDSTPCTDCHSHSTPASYFVGISSHNTHLTAEFGPKISSCTGADGCHSEGNFSRFNDNLTLSATHACDNCHSPNGTYNGVTLAKASWEEGVYNGTDLKSSKEKWCASCHDKEPASSMGNGSGINAPNIVGMNLSGSWQSPVAIITNQTENVSDATNLLDGDVETGASVSGASQIVFDLGESTEVSHIRLYTSASSTVKWEVYGSNDLSNWTRILYGQDVIFSAPAWLTGEDEGWDESRVDRIIPVRYIKLYKRSPWPVGSGSQREFEYKADIRYGYYTTGHKIACTNCHNRSSAHIDGTSQTYNTTLDNYQTGFRLKYLEVENETVPSLEIPRVDCNWGDYPKTSNDFALCFSCHNKYNLLGDASGTGDYHKDPPQTNFRNNTTNAHLIHLQGRGYCGNNPDWDSDWNGTADSPQSCTACHNVHGSPAPAMTRHGELVSINDTLEKAPLLNLKYINADGELDHNLSDATQSIGGRTQFYGAGPGNVAKNKVCNMCHNDQITYYRTPVPPTVTCGNGSGTGGCHSPTAYSSSAAGSHNTHLTAPRGPNITSCTGADGCHKGNHTGLFNDGLPLSTTHRCDNCHSPNGTYDGVNDSTIGAKPNWENGVYNNSTTLKSGKEKWCAGCHDDEPAYSKAEYSEVIVDNTEASFAGSWSTSSHSTDYGSNYRYNGAGSGTETATWTPNLPESGNYSVYAWWPIYVSGRATNAPYTVYYSSGSETVRVNHKAGGGGWNYIGTWNFSAGTSGYVVLSDDADGIVMADAIRFVKGGNATYAPNIIGDNTSYGFYATGHGRSGVVDCLSCHDSDKTHIDGIQRTYEANETTGDAITPYNNSYRLKDLDGLPAMVMPRKTTSTFNMQAYWRDFNLCFDCHNRFEVLGETSSDISNTNFWNNDSSISNSHWLHLGIDSKHFDSDYDSSADSRESCIACHNVHGSPTGPMIRHGELISYPSTANKEPAHNFYYLLPGDGSATARFTPTLAGGTYDIYAWWSSHSNRATNAKYIIYHDGGSAEVIVNQEENGSQWNLLGEYNITTSNGTVVLTSDGANEYIMADGIQWNRTDGGDTVYVDEPDATYTGSWTVETSNPDKYYGDSTRYYYAPIRNATANVNKSTGGTFYVSGVITANHLCQMCHSNVQYNRDPYTGPRVPYSDATPDNISNFESNTVTFTAFVTDVDENIANVTIDLSSFGGNVSQRMYDDGTHGDTKANDGVYSYQFTVPAGVDDGPRSITVTATDDDGNSGEGLIDLTVYQPGALIIDDEDASFTGTWGESTADETTYGTGYRWHASGTGSNTATWSVNITTAGNYTVYARWVTGSNRATDAPYTINYEGGNETVRVSQRIKGGKWNRLGNYYFDVGEYSVVLTDDADNYVIADAIKLESEAPPAYHPWPIADNPDAEYNGTGWYTGTADSGYYGSDFYYHASGTGENTATWTLAVPEAGKYDVYAWWADGSNRATNAPYMINYEGGSETVRVSQKINGGKWNLLGTYSFNAGNYSIVLSDDADGFIIADAVKFELNQSVWLTPSSIQCTNLTNASLLIDNSTSTANALDTGDEQYVVFDLGARYTVPSIKMYTDGSGNYTWDVYMGDNISDPACCNHSSWGTPVLENWTPSTSGWNEVNLTTPATARYIKLMRNDTGDDLAADSLYEFMFDPPTATLTFELHSYADMHIYDPEDRHLGMNYTTGEIENQIPGAVYDFGDVQTATLPKLAVGEYRVILKGTGTGGYELTVTGEDDDGVLTSETVAGNITAGEIHDATAAVNTTDITNITIALEDEPEPTINADGVDNVTLADLYPDIDEVDIDPLDPETIDTTGMPDIAIHTAYMVNASGDGEYTLRFEDVENAELITAVYKINEEGEWIELPAVINGSRVEVTMEAGDPPVIFAYPAPETPTTDDTNTASTGGSGGGGGGGAGPKDSDGDGVPDRQEQLDGTDPLNPDTDHDGLNDFEERVAGTDPNNPDTDGDGIIDGEDPDPAIMNFTQKVKKTFSDISDTIFRSGSENAPVPSSESGAEEKTPGFGSFAWIVAVLAMGYLVRREKVEK; encoded by the coding sequence ATGAATGAAGGAATGAAAAAGGTCAAAATCTTTATTCTCGTATTGCTTATGATCGCATCACCGTTTTCGATGCTTACTGCAGGTGCTGCTATCGATGGCTCAAAGCATGACTTCACGTTTGAGAGTGAACTTACGCCAAATGGTGCGTGTTCCGCCTGCCATGAGTGGCGTACCATGACGTGGGCACGAAACCTGAGTGAAGAGGAGGCTTATTTTAACCAGACAGAAGATCCAAACTACGTCCATGATCCTACCATAAAATGCTATGACTGTCACAGTGGCACTGCGGCAGACAATGATCCCAGTTACACGCTTTTTATCAATACAACACTTGGCAGATATATCCCGCAGGACGTTGCCTTTGATGCCAATATGAAGGGAAACGATCTATCCTATGACAGCTCACCCTCTGATGATGAGACCGGATACTACGAGTCATCGACATCAGGCCACTACATAAAGACGAACGCAACAGGCCTGACGAATATTGAACCTGGTGATAAGCTCCCATGCACCGACTGTCATGAACCACACGAGACAGAACCCACAAATGAGGTCTTCATAAAAGGAAGCTCCGAATATCCACTTGGTGGAAAGGTTGTATCAAACTTAAAAGCAAGCACAAACACCCGATCTGGTACTGGCACTGGACGTGAGATCTGTGCGGTATGTCATGGATACAGCGATTCAGGCATAGCTGTCAGGTTTGTTGATGTTAATCCCCTCTATGGCTCGACCGATAGGATCGTTCAGACCCCGTCAACGGTATCCCAGCATGCAGAGAATGATTCAACACCATGCACAGACTGCCACTCACATAGCACCCCGGCATCGTATTTTGTCGGAATCAGCAGCCACAACACCCACTTAACCGCCGAGTTTGGACCCAAAATATCCTCGTGCACAGGTGCCGATGGCTGTCACAGTGAGGGAAACTTCAGCCGCTTCAACGACAACCTCACACTCTCAGCGACTCATGCCTGCGATAACTGCCACAGCCCGAATGGAACATACAATGGTGTCACCCTTGCCAAGGCAAGCTGGGAAGAAGGCGTCTACAACGGCACAGACTTAAAATCAAGCAAGGAGAAGTGGTGTGCAAGCTGTCATGATAAAGAACCTGCCAGCTCTATGGGGAATGGAAGCGGTATAAACGCCCCGAATATCGTCGGGATGAATCTAAGCGGTAGCTGGCAGAGCCCCGTCGCTATTATAACAAATCAGACGGAAAACGTCAGTGATGCAACAAACCTGCTGGATGGTGACGTTGAGACCGGTGCGAGTGTGAGTGGGGCATCCCAGATCGTCTTTGATCTTGGAGAGAGTACAGAAGTCTCCCATATCAGGCTTTACACATCTGCCAGTTCCACGGTCAAGTGGGAGGTGTACGGGAGCAATGATCTTTCAAACTGGACGAGAATACTCTATGGTCAGGATGTGATCTTTTCCGCTCCTGCATGGCTTACAGGTGAAGATGAGGGATGGGATGAGAGCAGGGTTGACAGGATCATACCTGTGAGATACATCAAGCTCTACAAGAGGAGTCCGTGGCCCGTGGGGAGTGGTTCTCAGCGTGAGTTTGAGTATAAAGCAGATATACGGTATGGATACTATACCACCGGTCACAAGATTGCCTGCACCAACTGCCACAATAGAAGTAGCGCGCATATCGATGGAACCTCACAGACCTACAACACAACCCTTGATAACTATCAGACAGGTTTCAGGCTGAAATATCTTGAGGTTGAGAATGAAACCGTCCCCTCACTTGAGATACCAAGAGTCGACTGTAACTGGGGTGATTATCCAAAAACCTCAAACGACTTTGCACTCTGTTTCTCATGCCACAACAAGTATAACCTCCTCGGGGATGCGAGTGGTACAGGCGACTACCATAAGGATCCACCCCAGACAAACTTCAGGAACAACACCACAAACGCCCACCTCATCCATCTGCAGGGAAGGGGATACTGTGGAAACAATCCTGACTGGGACTCAGACTGGAACGGCACAGCAGACTCACCACAGAGTTGCACCGCGTGTCACAATGTTCATGGCTCTCCTGCTCCTGCGATGACAAGACACGGAGAACTTGTGAGTATCAACGATACCCTTGAGAAGGCTCCCCTCCTGAACCTGAAGTACATAAACGCAGACGGAGAGCTTGATCATAATCTCTCAGATGCCACCCAGAGTATCGGCGGAAGGACACAGTTCTATGGTGCAGGACCCGGAAACGTTGCGAAGAATAAGGTGTGTAACATGTGCCACAATGATCAGATTACCTATTATCGCACACCAGTACCTCCCACCGTAACCTGTGGTAATGGATCAGGAACAGGAGGCTGCCACAGCCCCACCGCATACTCTTCCTCTGCAGCAGGCAGCCACAATACTCATCTAACCGCACCCAGGGGACCAAACATAACATCCTGCACAGGTGCTGATGGCTGCCACAAAGGCAACCACACCGGTCTCTTCAACGATGGTTTACCGCTATCAACAACCCACAGATGTGATAACTGCCACAGCCCGAACGGGACATACGATGGTGTGAATGACTCCACAATCGGAGCAAAACCCAACTGGGAAAATGGAGTGTACAACAATTCCACGACATTAAAGTCAGGCAAAGAGAAGTGGTGTGCAGGATGCCATGATGACGAACCGGCGTATAGTAAGGCAGAGTACAGCGAGGTCATCGTGGATAACACCGAAGCTTCTTTTGCTGGTTCATGGAGTACATCCTCTCACTCAACCGATTATGGAAGCAACTACAGATACAATGGTGCAGGTTCAGGCACTGAAACAGCAACGTGGACACCTAACCTGCCAGAATCTGGTAATTACTCGGTCTATGCATGGTGGCCCATATATGTTTCAGGAAGAGCAACGAATGCACCGTACACCGTGTACTACAGCAGCGGGTCTGAGACGGTAAGGGTGAACCATAAAGCAGGAGGGGGTGGCTGGAACTACATCGGCACATGGAACTTCTCTGCTGGAACATCAGGTTACGTTGTGCTCAGTGATGATGCCGATGGAATTGTAATGGCTGATGCCATCAGATTTGTTAAAGGCGGGAATGCCACGTACGCACCCAATATCATCGGTGATAATACAAGCTATGGGTTCTATGCAACAGGTCATGGTCGAAGCGGTGTTGTGGATTGCCTGTCCTGTCATGATTCAGATAAAACCCATATCGATGGAATTCAGCGAACGTATGAAGCAAATGAGACAACAGGTGATGCGATCACACCCTACAATAACAGCTACCGTTTAAAGGATCTTGATGGGTTGCCAGCGATGGTAATGCCAAGAAAAACAACATCCACATTTAATATGCAGGCCTACTGGCGGGATTTTAACCTCTGTTTTGACTGTCACAACAGGTTTGAGGTGCTGGGTGAAACATCATCGGATATCAGTAACACCAACTTCTGGAATAATGATTCAAGTATCTCAAACTCACACTGGCTCCATCTCGGGATAGATAGCAAGCACTTTGACTCTGATTATGACAGTTCTGCAGACTCACGTGAGAGCTGCATCGCATGCCACAACGTACACGGTTCGCCAACAGGACCGATGATAAGACATGGAGAACTTATAAGCTATCCAAGTACAGCGAACAAGGAGCCTGCGCATAATTTCTACTATCTTCTCCCTGGAGATGGTTCAGCCACTGCCAGGTTTACACCCACACTTGCAGGCGGAACATATGATATCTATGCATGGTGGAGCTCGCACTCAAACCGTGCGACAAATGCAAAGTATATAATATACCATGATGGTGGTAGCGCTGAGGTAATCGTCAATCAGGAGGAGAACGGCTCACAGTGGAACCTCCTTGGCGAGTACAATATTACAACTTCAAACGGCACGGTCGTTCTGACATCAGATGGCGCCAACGAGTACATCATGGCAGACGGAATCCAGTGGAACAGAACAGATGGCGGAGATACTGTCTATGTTGATGAACCTGATGCCACCTATACTGGAAGCTGGACTGTGGAGACCTCAAACCCAGACAAATATTACGGAGATAGCACGAGATACTACTATGCACCCATCAGGAATGCGACTGCAAACGTGAATAAGAGTACTGGCGGCACCTTCTATGTAAGCGGTGTAATCACTGCAAATCATCTCTGTCAGATGTGTCATAGCAACGTCCAGTACAACAGAGACCCGTATACCGGACCAAGAGTTCCATACAGTGATGCAACCCCTGATAACATCTCAAACTTTGAGAGTAACACTGTAACATTCACGGCTTTCGTTACCGATGTGGATGAGAACATAGCAAATGTTACCATCGATCTCTCAAGTTTTGGTGGTAACGTTAGCCAGAGGATGTACGATGACGGAACCCACGGTGATACCAAGGCAAATGATGGTGTGTATAGCTACCAGTTCACAGTGCCTGCAGGTGTTGATGATGGTCCAAGGAGTATCACAGTCACCGCAACAGACGATGATGGTAATAGCGGTGAAGGTCTGATCGATCTTACCGTCTATCAGCCAGGCGCACTGATCATCGATGATGAAGATGCAAGCTTCACCGGAACATGGGGAGAATCCACGGCAGACGAGACGACGTATGGAACAGGATACCGCTGGCATGCTTCAGGCACCGGGAGCAATACAGCAACGTGGAGTGTCAACATCACAACCGCCGGTAACTACACCGTCTACGCACGATGGGTTACAGGAAGCAACCGTGCTACAGATGCACCCTACACGATTAACTATGAAGGAGGCAACGAAACAGTAAGGGTTTCACAGCGGATAAAAGGAGGAAAGTGGAACCGTCTTGGCAACTACTACTTTGACGTCGGCGAGTACTCGGTCGTTCTCACAGATGATGCTGATAACTACGTTATAGCTGATGCGATAAAGCTTGAATCTGAAGCCCCTCCAGCTTACCACCCATGGCCAATCGCCGACAATCCCGATGCTGAATACAACGGAACAGGATGGTATACTGGAACAGCCGATAGCGGTTATTATGGCTCAGACTTCTACTACCATGCCTCAGGCACAGGAGAAAATACCGCAACATGGACACTCGCAGTTCCAGAAGCTGGAAAGTACGATGTGTACGCATGGTGGGCAGACGGCTCAAACCGTGCAACCAATGCACCCTATATGATTAACTACGAAGGAGGCAGTGAAACAGTAAGGGTTTCACAGAAAATAAATGGAGGAAAGTGGAACCTGCTTGGGACATATTCATTCAATGCAGGTAACTATTCAATAGTACTCAGTGACGATGCAGATGGATTCATCATTGCCGATGCAGTGAAGTTTGAGCTTAACCAATCTGTATGGCTCACCCCTTCCTCAATCCAGTGCACAAACCTCACCAACGCTTCACTCCTGATCGATAACAGCACATCAACTGCCAACGCGCTTGATACCGGAGATGAACAGTATGTGGTCTTTGATCTTGGTGCAAGATACACCGTTCCATCGATCAAGATGTACACTGATGGTAGCGGCAACTACACATGGGATGTCTATATGGGGGATAACATATCTGATCCTGCCTGTTGCAACCATTCAAGCTGGGGCACGCCTGTCCTTGAGAACTGGACTCCCTCTACTTCGGGGTGGAACGAGGTCAACCTGACAACACCCGCCACAGCGAGATACATAAAGCTCATGCGAAACGATACAGGTGATGATCTTGCCGCAGACAGCCTCTATGAGTTCATGTTCGACCCACCAACGGCAACGCTCACCTTTGAACTCCACTCATACGCTGATATGCATATCTATGACCCGGAGGATCGCCATCTCGGGATGAACTACACGACAGGCGAGATCGAGAACCAAATTCCCGGAGCAGTATATGACTTCGGTGATGTCCAGACTGCTACCCTGCCAAAGCTTGCAGTGGGGGAGTACAGGGTGATACTCAAAGGAACGGGGACAGGTGGATATGAACTGACCGTCACGGGCGAGGATGATGATGGTGTACTCACCAGTGAGACCGTTGCTGGAAATATCACAGCAGGTGAGATCCATGATGCAACCGCAGCGGTTAACACCACAGACATCACAAACATCACGATAGCACTCGAAGATGAGCCAGAGCCAACGATCAATGCAGACGGAGTTGATAATGTCACACTCGCTGATCTCTATCCTGATATCGATGAGGTTGATATCGACCCCCTCGATCCTGAGACGATCGATACCACAGGGATGCCAGATATTGCCATTCACACCGCCTACATGGTCAACGCCTCAGGAGATGGTGAGTACACACTGAGGTTTGAGGATGTGGAGAACGCTGAGCTTATCACTGCAGTCTATAAGATCAATGAAGAGGGTGAATGGATCGAGCTTCCAGCAGTGATCAATGGATCGAGAGTTGAGGTTACGATGGAAGCAGGTGATCCACCGGTTATTTTTGCATATCCAGCACCAGAAACACCGACTACAGATGACACAAACACCGCATCAACAGGTGGTAGTGGTGGTGGGGGCGGCGGAGGTGCAGGCCCGAAGGACTCAGATGGTGATGGTGTACCCGATCGTCAGGAGCAGCTTGATGGGACAGATCCTCTCAACCCTGATACAGATCATGATGGACTGAACGACTTTGAGGAGCGTGTGGCAGGAACAGACCCGAACAATCCTGATACCGATGGTGACGGAATAATCGATGGTGAAGATCCGGATCCAGCGATTATGAACTTCACACAGAAGGTGAAGAAGACCTTCTCTGATATTTCAGATACCATCTTTAGATCGGGTTCAGAGAATGCGCCGGTACCATCTTCAGAGAGCGGTGCAGAAGAGAAGACGCCAGGGTTTGGAAGCTTTGCCTGGATCGTAGCAGTTCTTGCTATGGGGTATCTGGTAAGAAGGGAAAAAGTTGAAAAATAG
- a CDS encoding secreted protein containing Cellulosome anchoring protein, cohesin region domain protein: MMRHKLAASVVAILIVASALVITAAANEETVISIEDVAAGKGESVTVPIIIKNLDGGLGANIILNFDPDVVQVLDIDGSDFNFPVYSQIDNEAGYVQYAAFNFPTSLTGDVVFAEVTFEAVGEGGDTSPLDLTVTSLTDGMDEITHTVVDGTFTVLDTIVSIENLSCEAGETTTVPIMIENLYQGLGANIILNFDPDVVQVLDVADGEFNFPLYRDINNSAGSIQYTALNFPTSLTGDVVFAQITFEAVGAIGDTSPLDLTVISLTDGVDEITHRVVDGTFTIEAGDAVPKVVVNEFLSDPLPGDSEWIELYNLMDEDISLDDWTIEDNTASPASLNGKTIPANGFLLLNKSTDFSFGLNNGGDTIILKNGGNVIDRVTYGDFDDGDVSDNAEAPEDGASAGRYPDGMDTDVDSNDFAIFENTTPGGANTPPQQIF; this comes from the coding sequence ATGATGAGGCATAAACTGGCTGCATCTGTGGTTGCCATACTCATTGTAGCATCAGCTCTTGTAATTACAGCAGCTGCAAACGAAGAGACGGTCATCTCGATCGAGGATGTGGCTGCTGGCAAAGGCGAGAGTGTGACCGTTCCAATCATAATCAAGAATCTTGATGGCGGACTGGGAGCAAATATCATCCTGAACTTCGACCCAGATGTCGTGCAGGTGCTTGATATAGATGGAAGTGATTTCAACTTCCCGGTTTATAGCCAGATCGATAATGAGGCAGGATATGTGCAGTACGCGGCATTCAACTTCCCAACGAGCCTTACAGGCGATGTGGTCTTTGCAGAGGTAACTTTTGAGGCAGTTGGTGAGGGTGGTGACACAAGCCCGCTCGATCTTACGGTTACATCACTCACAGACGGCATGGATGAGATCACGCATACAGTGGTTGACGGGACATTTACCGTGCTTGATACGATCGTATCGATAGAGAATCTAAGCTGTGAAGCAGGTGAGACTACCACAGTTCCGATCATGATCGAGAACCTCTACCAGGGACTGGGAGCAAACATCATCCTGAACTTCGACCCAGATGTCGTGCAGGTGCTTGATGTTGCCGATGGCGAGTTCAACTTCCCGCTATATAGAGATATCAACAACAGCGCTGGATCTATCCAGTACACAGCCCTCAACTTCCCAACGAGCCTTACAGGCGATGTGGTCTTTGCTCAGATTACCTTTGAAGCAGTTGGGGCTATTGGTGACACAAGCCCACTCGATCTTACGGTTATATCACTCACAGACGGTGTGGATGAGATCACACATAGGGTGGTTGATGGGACATTTACGATCGAAGCGGGTGATGCTGTCCCGAAGGTTGTTGTGAATGAGTTTCTTTCAGATCCTTTACCAGGTGATTCAGAATGGATCGAACTCTACAACCTGATGGACGAGGATATTTCGCTTGATGACTGGACGATCGAGGATAACACTGCTTCACCTGCAAGTCTAAACGGAAAAACAATACCTGCAAATGGGTTCTTGCTGCTGAACAAGTCCACTGATTTCTCGTTCGGACTCAACAATGGCGGAGATACCATCATCCTGAAAAATGGCGGGAATGTGATCGATAGAGTTACATACGGTGACTTCGATGATGGCGACGTTTCAGACAATGCTGAGGCACCAGAAGATGGTGCGTCTGCAGGCAGATACCCCGATGGCATGGATACAGACGTTGATAGCAACGACTTTGCAATCTTTGAGAATACAACACCGGGAGGAGCTAACACTCCTCCACAGCAGATATTTTAA
- a CDS encoding acetyl-CoA synthetase yields the protein MQSKVAKNLLEGVGTGNGRVLTEYESKKIFRAAGIPVTEEILAETIEDAIAAGAKIGYPLVLKISSPDVRHKSDFGGVYVGLRDEAELELAASNIREQALAEGIEFAFLVQEMAEAGQELLVGSKRDPTFGPALIFGLGGVFTEILDDVSIRIPPIDREEARRMVREIKGAPVLDGFRGMPPLDIEAIIDVILKVATIMETFEAITELDINPLLGYEKGVLAVDGLIVL from the coding sequence ATGCAATCGAAAGTTGCAAAAAATCTGCTGGAAGGGGTAGGGACAGGTAATGGTAGAGTTTTGACAGAGTATGAATCAAAGAAGATCTTTAGGGCAGCTGGAATACCCGTAACAGAAGAAATACTTGCAGAAACAATTGAAGATGCGATTGCAGCAGGTGCAAAGATCGGTTATCCACTTGTTTTAAAGATCTCTTCTCCTGACGTGCGTCACAAATCAGACTTTGGTGGTGTGTACGTGGGACTCAGGGATGAGGCAGAACTTGAGCTGGCAGCTTCCAATATCAGAGAGCAAGCGCTGGCAGAAGGAATTGAGTTCGCATTTCTCGTGCAGGAGATGGCAGAAGCGGGTCAGGAGCTTCTTGTGGGCTCAAAACGAGATCCAACATTTGGTCCTGCACTTATTTTCGGTCTTGGAGGTGTATTTACCGAGATTCTCGATGATGTATCGATTCGCATACCTCCCATCGATCGAGAAGAAGCCCGCAGAATGGTGCGTGAGATCAAGGGTGCGCCTGTGCTTGATGGTTTCAGGGGGATGCCCCCACTCGATATTGAGGCGATTATTGATGTTATATTGAAGGTTGCAACGATTATGGAGACATTCGAAGCGATAACCGAGCTTGATATAAATCCACTTCTCGGATATGAGAAGGGTGTGCTTGCGGTCGACGGACTCATCGTATTGTAA
- a CDS encoding photosystem reaction center subunit H: MPSIYAKGLTGKKVVATDGTEVGKLESVIADMRTGELINILIKPDISFDTSGLDMEGDFIRIPFVAVKAAKDVVTIDMNKLRYDTRDLASIEV; this comes from the coding sequence ATGCCAAGCATCTATGCAAAAGGTCTTACTGGAAAGAAGGTTGTGGCAACTGATGGAACTGAAGTGGGGAAACTTGAGAGTGTTATAGCAGATATGCGAACAGGTGAACTCATCAATATTCTTATAAAGCCAGATATAAGTTTTGATACAAGTGGTTTAGATATGGAGGGTGACTTTATACGCATTCCATTTGTGGCGGTCAAAGCTGCAAAGGATGTTGTAACCATCGATATGAATAAACTCAGGTACGACACCCGTGACCTGGCAAGTATTGAAGTTTAA